GCGCGGGTGCGGGCACGGGGAAAACGTCCGGCGTGCCGCCCGACTTCCAGGAACTCCCGTCTGCCGTTTCCCAGTTCCGCCAGTTCGCGGGAGAAGAATTCCAGGTGCTGTGACATGAGGCCGCCTCGATATCGGTGATGGTGGTGCCCATCGTGGGCCGGGGTGCGCCGCGTGATCGAGGCTGTTGACGCACGACGACAGTGGGTGGACAGCGGGCGGCGGCCGGGGTACGAAGAGCGACGGCTGCCCCGCCACAGCCACGGGGACGCGCCCCGTCGCTCCCGCGGCGGGGCGGCCGGAAACAGCGTGCACTCCTTTCGGAAAACCCCCAGAACGGAGCCCGTCAATGTCCCTCTCGGCAGCGGCCTTACTCGCGGAATCCGCGGCGCGTCGGCCCGACCACCCGGCGGTCGTCCACGACACGGAAAGCGTGACGTACCGCGAACTCTGGTACCGGGCCCGGCAGTACGCGGCAGTACTGCGGCAGCGGGGAATCGGGCCGGGCGACAGCGTGGCGCTGCTGCTGCCCAACTCGCCGGAATTCCCGGCCGCGTATTTCGGGATTCTGGCGCTCGGTGCGGTCGTGGTACCGGTGAACACCCTGCTGAAAGCGGCCGAGATCGACCATGTGCTGCGGGATTCGGGCGCGCGGGCGCTGGTGTGCGCGGGGCCGCTGCTCGGCGAGGCGGCCGGCAGCGCCGGGGCGGCCGGGGTGCCGCTCCTCGCGGTGCTGCCGGGCGGTGACCCGCGGGTACCGCGCCTCGACGAACTCGCCGCCCGCGCCGAGCCGATCGGCCGCCACGTACCGCGCGAGCCCGGCGACACCGCGCTGGTCCTCTACACCTCCGGCACCACGGGGCGGGCCAAGGGCGCGGTGCTCACCCAGCTCAACGTCGTGATGAACGTCGACACCACGATGCTGTCCCCCTTCGACTTCCGGCCCGACGACCGCCTGCTGGGGTGTCTGCCGCTGCACCACTCCTTCGGCCAGATGTGCGCGATGAACGTCTGCTTCCGGGCCGGGGCGACGCTGGTGCTGAGGGACGGATTCGACGCGGAGGACGTCCTGGAAACCATGGAGCGGTACCGCTGCACGGTGTTCATGGGCGTCCCCACCATGTACACGGCGCTGCTCGACGCGGCCGAACTGACCGGCCACAGACCGCAGTTGGACCGGGCGTACTCCGGCGGGTCGGCGCTGCCGGTGACCGTGCTCGACGCGTTCGAGAAGGTCTTCGGCTGCCCGGTCTACGAGGGGTACGGCCTGACGGAGACCTCGCCGGTGGTGGCGTACAACCAGAAGGCGTGGCCCCGGCGGCCGGGCACCGTGGGGTGGCCGATATGGGGCGTGGAGGTGGAGATCGCCCGCGCCGACCTGGAGGGCGTGATCGAGCTGCTGCCCGCCGGGGAGCTGGGCGAAGTGGTCGTCCGCGGGCACAACGTGATGGCCGGGTATCTGGGCCGGCCCGAGGCGACGGCCGCGGCGGTGGTGGACGGCTGGTTCCGCTCGGGCGACCTCGGCACCAAGGACGCCGAGGGCTGTCTGACCCTCGTCGACCGCAAGAAGGACCTGGTGCTGCACGGCGGGTTCAACGTCTACCCGCGCGAGGTGGAGGAGGTGCTGACGGGGCATCCGGCGGTGTCCCAGGTCGCGGTCGTCGGTCTTCCGCACGAGGTCTACGGCGAGGTGGTGTGTGCCGTGGTGGTGCCCCGGGCGGGTGTCGCACCGGGGCCCGCGCTCGCCCGGGAGATCATCACCTGGAGCAAGGAGCGCCTGGCGGTCTACAAGTGCCCGCGGTCGGTGGAGTTCGTCGACGCGTTCCCGCTCGGCCCCAGCGGCAAGGTCCTCAAGCGGGAACTGGCCGCCACGTACGCGCCCCCGGAACCCCGCCAGCGGCCCGGCGGGCGCGGCGGGGAGTGCCGCTCACCGTCTACCGCTCACAGGTACAGTCCCGCGTCGGCCCCCGAGTCCTGGGGCGGGACCGACGCGGGCCCGGTGCCGCGGCGGAGCGCGTAGAGCTCGGCCAGGGTGGCGCCGTCCCGGCCGATGCCGCGGTCGGTGCCGAGCCAGCCGGCCGCCTCGGCCCGGGTCAGCGGGCCCACCTCGATCCGGGCCAGACAGCGGCCGGGGCGGACCACCGCCGGGTGCATCCGCTCCAGGTCCTCGTTGGTGGTCACCCCGACCAGCACGTTGCGGCCCTGGCCCAGCAGCCCGTCGGTGAGGTTGAGCAGCCGCGACAGGGCCTGGCCCGCGGCGTGCTTGGCCTCGCCGCGGATCAGTTCGTCGCAGTCCTCCAGGAGCAGCAGCCGCCAGCGGCCCTTGCCGGTGCTGTCGTCCTCCCCGATGGCGATGTCCATGAGGTAGCCGACGTCGTTGAACAGCCGCTCCGGGTCCAGTACGCAGTCCACCTGGCACCAGTCGCGCCACGAGCGGGCGAGGGTGCGCAGCGCGGAGGTCTTGCCCGTGCCGGGCGGGCCGTGCAGCAACAGCAGCCGGCCGGCGATCTCCTCGGGCGCCACCTTCATCAGCCGGTCCATCGCCTCGGCGACCGGCGCGGTGTAGTTGGGCCGGATCTCCTCCCAGGTCCCGGCCGAGATCTGCCGGGAGGTGCGGTGCGGGCCGCGGCGCGGCGAGAAGTACCAGAAGCCCATCGGGACGTTCTCCGGCTGCGGCGCCGGCTCGTCCTCCGCCCCGTCCGCGGCCTGCCCCAGGACGTTCTCGGCCAGCTCGTCGGTGACGGCGGTGACCGACACGTCCGCGCCGCGGTTCCAGCGGGACACCAGCAGCGTGTAGCCGTCGCCCTCGGCGAGGGTGGCGCTGCGGTCCTCGTCCCGCGCCGAGCGCACGATCCGCGCGCCCGGCGGCAGCAGCGTCAGCCCGGACCGCACCCGGTCCACCGACCGGCTGCGGGAGTACGGCTGCTCGCCCTTGGTGAACCGGCCCAGGAAGAGCGCATCGATGACGTCGGACGGCGAATCGCTGTCGTCCATGGTCAGACGGAGCGGAAGGGACTCCTCCGCGGCGGACGGCTGGACGTGGTCGGCACACATGCCGCCATGATCCGGCACCCGTCCCGCCCCGTACACGGAATTTCCCGGTGATTTCCCCGTGCGGAGCAGCAGCAGTTCACCCGGAAACCGGGTGTACCGGCCGGTTGGCTCGGTAATCTCCCTTTGTGAGACGTCATGGTGGGGAACGTCGGAGTACCGCCCTGGTGATCGCCGCGGGTGCGACCGCGCTGGCGCTGCTGCTGGTCACCCTGGTGATGTGCGCGGGACCGGGCGGCCGGGACCGGGACCGGGACGCGAAGGGCGTCGCGCCTCCGCACCCCACCGGCCCGGCCGTCGGCTGGGGGTTCACCCACACCCAGTTCAGCGCGGACCGCGGGGCCGGCCCGGCCACCGAGCGGGCCACCCGTCTGCTGGCCGGCAGCCCCGTGCCGCAGAACCAGCACATCATGGGCTGGGGCGCCCGGAACCCCGAACCGAGCCCGGGCCGCTACGACTTCGCCGACCTGGACCGCCGGCTCGCGCTGATCCGGCGCACCGGCGGCACACCCGTCGTCACCCTGTGCTGCGCGCCGGACTGGATGAAGGGCGGCCGGGCCGGCAGCACCGACTGGAGCACCCTGGAGAAGGCCCCCGACCCGGCGCACTACGCGGACTTCGCGGCCCTCGCGGGAAAGATCGCCCGACGCTACCCGGACGTGCGGCACTTCGTCGTCTGGAACGAGTTCAAGGGGTTCTTCGACGACGCGAAGGGCCGCTGGGACAGCGAGGGCTACACCCGGCTGTACAACCTGACCTACCGCGCGCTCAAGAAGGTCAACGAGGCCGTCCGGGTGGGCGGTCCCTACCTGGTGATGGACAGCTACCTGCCCGGCGACGACACGCACGCCTCCCGCGTCACGGGCCCCTGGGGCAGCCTCGACCAGCGGACCGTCGACGCACTGACGTACTGGAACCGGCACAAGGCCGGTGCGGACTTCCTGGTCGTCGACGGCTCCAGCTACAGCAAGGACGACCGGTACGCCCCGGACGAGTTCACCGCCGCCCGCAAGTTCGCCGACGTGGGCCGGTGGCTGCGCCGGGAGACCGGACTGCCGCTGTGGTGGGCGGAGTGGTACGTCGAGGTCGCGGCCGGCGGCGCGCGGGGCCGGGCGCCGGCCTGGAGCGAACGCAAACGCGTCGCCGCGCACGCCGCCGCGCTGATCGAGATGGCGGCGGGCGGCGCCACCAGCGGCTTCTACTGGAACCCGGAGGACGAGGGCGGGTCCGGCAGCTGCCCGGGGTGCCTGTGGACCAGCACCGAACAGGACGACGGCGGGCGCGCACTGCCGATGTTCACGCTGCTCGCGCGGTTCTCCCGGGCGTTCCCGCCCACGGCCCGGCCCCGCGCGTTCGACACCGGCCGCGCCACGGTGCCGGGGCTGGCCGACGACCGCAGCGCGCTGGTCGTGAACACCTCGGACCGGGCCGGCACCGCGACGGTGGACGGCAAGCGGCTCACCCTCGCCGGGTACGAGGTCCGGTGGGTCGACCGGTCCTGACGCGGCACGCGGCACGGCCCCCGGCCTCACGACAGCGTCAGGAACCGCTGCACCAGTGCCGCCACGAACACCAGCAGCAGCGGCACCGCGAACCAGAACAGGCCCTGGGTCCACTGCGCCCGGCGCGGACCCGGCGCCATCGCGACCCGCAGCACCTCACGGGCCGTCAGCACCGCGACCAGCGCGAGCAGGGCGAGCCCACCGAGCACCGACCACGGGGTCCAGGTCACCTTCGGGCCCGCCGGGCCGGGCCGGGGCAGGGGCACCTCGCCCGCCGGCCGC
The sequence above is a segment of the Streptomyces lydicus genome. Coding sequences within it:
- a CDS encoding long-chain-fatty-acid--CoA ligase, with translation MSLSAAALLAESAARRPDHPAVVHDTESVTYRELWYRARQYAAVLRQRGIGPGDSVALLLPNSPEFPAAYFGILALGAVVVPVNTLLKAAEIDHVLRDSGARALVCAGPLLGEAAGSAGAAGVPLLAVLPGGDPRVPRLDELAARAEPIGRHVPREPGDTALVLYTSGTTGRAKGAVLTQLNVVMNVDTTMLSPFDFRPDDRLLGCLPLHHSFGQMCAMNVCFRAGATLVLRDGFDAEDVLETMERYRCTVFMGVPTMYTALLDAAELTGHRPQLDRAYSGGSALPVTVLDAFEKVFGCPVYEGYGLTETSPVVAYNQKAWPRRPGTVGWPIWGVEVEIARADLEGVIELLPAGELGEVVVRGHNVMAGYLGRPEATAAAVVDGWFRSGDLGTKDAEGCLTLVDRKKDLVLHGGFNVYPREVEEVLTGHPAVSQVAVVGLPHEVYGEVVCAVVVPRAGVAPGPALAREIITWSKERLAVYKCPRSVEFVDAFPLGPSGKVLKRELAATYAPPEPRQRPGGRGGECRSPSTAHRYSPASAPESWGGTDAGPVPRRSA
- a CDS encoding DUF5925 domain-containing protein, producing MCADHVQPSAAEESLPLRLTMDDSDSPSDVIDALFLGRFTKGEQPYSRSRSVDRVRSGLTLLPPGARIVRSARDEDRSATLAEGDGYTLLVSRWNRGADVSVTAVTDELAENVLGQAADGAEDEPAPQPENVPMGFWYFSPRRGPHRTSRQISAGTWEEIRPNYTAPVAEAMDRLMKVAPEEIAGRLLLLHGPPGTGKTSALRTLARSWRDWCQVDCVLDPERLFNDVGYLMDIAIGEDDSTGKGRWRLLLLEDCDELIRGEAKHAAGQALSRLLNLTDGLLGQGRNVLVGVTTNEDLERMHPAVVRPGRCLARIEVGPLTRAEAAGWLGTDRGIGRDGATLAELYALRRGTGPASVPPQDSGADAGLYL
- a CDS encoding GH39 family glycosyl hydrolase: MIAAGATALALLLVTLVMCAGPGGRDRDRDAKGVAPPHPTGPAVGWGFTHTQFSADRGAGPATERATRLLAGSPVPQNQHIMGWGARNPEPSPGRYDFADLDRRLALIRRTGGTPVVTLCCAPDWMKGGRAGSTDWSTLEKAPDPAHYADFAALAGKIARRYPDVRHFVVWNEFKGFFDDAKGRWDSEGYTRLYNLTYRALKKVNEAVRVGGPYLVMDSYLPGDDTHASRVTGPWGSLDQRTVDALTYWNRHKAGADFLVVDGSSYSKDDRYAPDEFTAARKFADVGRWLRRETGLPLWWAEWYVEVAAGGARGRAPAWSERKRVAAHAAALIEMAAGGATSGFYWNPEDEGGSGSCPGCLWTSTEQDDGGRALPMFTLLARFSRAFPPTARPRAFDTGRATVPGLADDRSALVVNTSDRAGTATVDGKRLTLAGYEVRWVDRS